One genomic segment of Heptranchias perlo isolate sHepPer1 chromosome 3, sHepPer1.hap1, whole genome shotgun sequence includes these proteins:
- the LOC137307990 gene encoding probable G-protein coupled receptor 139: protein MHGPAIGPVYAIYYPVLAAIGVPPNLVAIVILSRGSCGLSRCITHYLVGMAVSDLLVVITAVILNRIGGIYFRDSLLSTTPACSLSTVLIYATRDCSVWLTVAFTFDRFVAICCLELKTKYCTEKTAALVIATVCALSCLKNVPFYFTYQPLYKINKVPWFCDIKSSYYTLAAWKAYDWLDRILTPCLPFLLILLLNILTVRHILAASRVRRSLRGNRNGENRRDPEIVNRRKSMVLLFAISVSFLLLWMTYVVHFVYVRITDDPYFTGFNFNDQRFILQESTNMLQLFSSCTNTFIYAVTQTKFREELKNALKYLPSLVANCFK from the exons ATGCACGGCCCAGCAATTGGTCCAGTGTATGCCATTTACTATCCCGTTCTCGCAGCGATTGGTGTTCCAC caaacttggtggcgattgtgatcctatcCCGAGGAAGCTGCGGTCTCTCCAGGTGCATCACtcactacctggtgggaatggcagtgtcgGATCTCCTGGTCGTCATCACTGCCGTGATACTGAACCGGATCGGCGGTATTTATTTCCGTGACAGTTTGCTCTCCACCACTCCGGCCTGTAGTCTCAGTACGGTGCTGATTTACGCAACCAGGGACTGTTCGGTCTGGTtaacggtcgctttcaccttcgATCGTTTCGTTGCCATTTGCTGCCTGGAGCTGAAAACAAAGTATTGCACTGAGAAAACTGCGGCCCTGGTCATAGCAACAGTTTGTGCGCTGAGCTGCTTGAAAAACGTCCCCTTTTACTTTACATACCAGCCTTTATATAAAATCAACAAAGTGCCCTGGTTTTGTGACATCAAATCAAGTTACTACACTTTAGCTGCATGGAAAGCCTATGACTGGCTCGATCGTATTTTAACCCCGTGTCTCCCTTTCTTACTGATCCTGCTGCTGAATATTCTCACcgtcaggcacattttagcggccagtcgagtccgcaggagTCTCCGGGGTAACAGGAATGGTGAGAATCGCAGAGACCCAGAGATTGTGAACCGGAGGAAATCCATGGTTTTACTGTTTGCCATATCCGTCAGTTTCCTGCTGCTGTGGATGACGTACGTCGTGCATTTCGTCTATGTCCGAATTACAGACGATCCTTATTTCACAGGTTTCAATTTCAATGACCAACGGTTCATTCTCCAAGAAAGTACAAACATGCTCCAGCtcttcagttcctgcaccaacacctttatctatgcagtgacccagactaaattcagagaggagttgaagaatgcACTGAAATACCTCCCGAGTTTGGTTGCTAATTGCTTTAAGTAA